Within Microbacterium oryzae, the genomic segment TCGTCACGCCCTTCGCCATGATCGCCCTGCAGGAGCGCATGTCGTTCTTCGTGCAGCCGACCGAAGAGGTCTACGAGGGCATGGTCATCGGCGAGAACTCGCGCAGCGAGGACATGGACGTGAACATCACCAAGGAGAAGAAGCTCACGAACATGCGCTCGGCCACGGCCGACACGTTCGAGTCGATGACGCCGCCGCGTCTGCTCTCCCTCGAGGAGTCCCTCGAGTTCGCCCGCGAGGACGAGTGCGTGGAGGTCACGCCCGAGAAGGTGCGCATTCGCAAGGTCGTCCTCGACGCCACCGAGCGCGGCCGCGCCGCCTCGCGCCTCAAGCGCCAGAGCTGAGTGCTCTTCAGAAGCGCCCCCGGTCCGCGGACCGGGGGCGCTTCTGCGTAGGCTCGAGGGATGACCCGCACGCCCGATGTCCAGAGCGCCTGGCGGCAGGGGATGGCCGTGTCCGCGGCCACGGGGCTGTACGGCATCTCCTTCGGCGCGCTCGGCGTCGCGGCCGGCCTCGACGTGTGGCAGACCTGCGTGCTGAGCCTGCTGATGTTCACCGGCGGATCGCAGTTCGCGTTCGTCGGGGTCATCGCCTCGGGCGGCCTCGCCGCGGCGCCCTCCGCCATCGCCTCCGCCGCCCTCCTGGGCGTGCGGAACGCCGTCTACGCGGTGCGCATGAACCCGCTCGTCGGGGGTGGCTGGGGGCGTCGGCTGCTGGCGGCGACGTTCACGATCGACGAGTCCACGGCCGTCGCGCTCGCGCACCGCACGCCCGAGGGGCGCCGAGCGGGCTTCTGGGTCACGGGCGTCGGCATCTACCTCGCGTGGAACCTCATGACGCTCGTCGGCGCCCTCGTGGGCGACGTGCTCGGCGACGTCCGCGCGTACGGTCTCGACGCGGCGGCGGCGGCGGCGATGCTCGGGCTGCTGTGGCCGCGTCTGCGCGACCGGCAGGCCGTCGCCGTCGGCGTCGCGGCGGCCGTGGTGGCGACCGCCACGACGCCCGCGCTGCCCGCGGGGCTCCCGGTTCTCGCAGCGGCTCTCGTCGCGGTCGTCGTGGGCTGGACGAACGCGTTCGGACGACGAGGAGCAGAACACGCATGACGATGTGGACGCCGATCCTCCTGGCGGCGGTCGCGTGCGCGGCGCTGAAGCTCGTGGGCTACGCCATCCCGCCGCGCTGGTTCGACGCCGCGCGACCCGCGCGCATCGTCGACCTCCTCACGGTCGCCCTCCTCGGCGCGCTCGTGGCGACCCAGACCCTGGGAGCGGGGCAGGCCATCCGGCTCGACGCGCGTCTGCCGGCGATCGCCGTCGCACTCGCGCTGCTGCGGATGCGCGCGCCGTTCCTCGTCGTCGTGGTGGGTGCGGCGGTCGCGGCCGCGCTGCTGCGCGCGCTGGGCTGGGCGGCCTGAGCGCCTACCCTGGAACCATGGGAATGGACCGCCTCGCGCACGTCATCACCTGGCTCGTCGCGCTGCTCGCCGGCGCCGTGTTCGGGGTCGCCGGCACGATCGGCCACGCGTACACGTGGGGCGTGCTCCCGGTCGGGATGGCCCTGGCCGCGATCGCGTGCGCGGGCCTCCTCGCCGCGCTGCGACTGCTCACCGACGACCGCTGGTCCGCCCTCGCGGCCGGACTCGGGATGCTCGCGGCCCTGACGATCTACTCGGGCCGCGGTCCGGGGGGATCGGTCGTCGTCCCGATGCCGGCGCCGGGGGACTTCCCCTACGGATACGTGTGGACCTTCCTGCTCGCGGGCATCGTGCTCGTCGCCGTCGCCTGGCCCGACATGGCGAAGCTGCGCGCCCTCTCCGAGCGCACCCGCGCAGCTTAGGACCGCCTACCGGGCGGCGCACGCCCGGCACGCGTAGGATCGAGGGGTGACTTACGTGATCGCCCTTCCCTGCGTGGACGTCAAGGACCGCGCCTGCATCGATGAGTGCCCGGTGGACTGCATCTACGAGGGCGAGCGGTCGCTGTACATCCACCCCGACGAGTGCGTGGACTGCGGCGCCTGCGAGCCGGTGTGCCCGGTCGAGGCGATCTACTACGAAGACGACCTGCCCGACGAGTGGCAGGACTACTACAAGGCGAACGTGGAGTTCTTCGACGACATCGGATCCCCCGGCGGCGCGTCGAAGGTCGGCGTGATCCCCAAGGACCACCCGGTCATCGCCGCCCTCCCGCCGCAGGGCGAGTAGCCGATGGGCGTCCGGGACCTCGCCGACTACCCCTGGGACGCCGTCGTCCCGTTTCGCGAACGTGCGGCCGCCCATCCCGGCGGTCTCGTCGATCTCTCGATCGGCTCGCCCGTCGACCCGACGCCGGAGGTCGTGCGCAGGGCGCTGACCGAGGCGACCGACGCGCACGCCTACCCGCAGACGGTGGGGACGCCCGCCCTTCGCGAGGCGATCGTCGAATGGTACGCGCGGCGTCGAGGCGTGGACGACCTCGCCCCGCGGAACGTCCTGCCGACGATCGGCTCCAAGGAGCTGGTGGCGCTGCTGCCGACCCTGCTGGGTCTCGGCCCGGGCGACATCGTCGTGCACCCCCGCGCGGCCTACCCGACGTACGAGGTCGGCGCGCGGGTCGCGGGCGCGACCGCGATGGCGGCGGACGACCCGGCCGAGTGGCCGGAAGGCGCGAAACTCATCTGGATCAACACCCCGGGCAATCCCGACGGGCGCACGTGGAGCGTCGAGGAGCTCGCGGTCGCCGTGAGCCGGGCGCGCGAGCTCGGCGCCGTGCTCGCGAGCGACGAGTGCTACGCCGAGCTGGGGTGGGATGGCCGGTGGGCGGATGAGCGCGTCCCGTCGGTTCTCGACCCGCGGGCGACGGGCGGCAGCCGCGCGAATCTCCTCAGCGTGTACTCGCTGAGCAAGCAGTCGAACCTCGCGGGATACCGGGCGGCGTTCGTCGCCGGCTGCGCGCGCATCGTCGGCGACCTCCTCACCGCGCGCAAGCACCTGGGCCTCATGCCGCCCGCGCCGGTCCAGCACGCGATGGCGGTCGCCCTCCGCGACGACGCGCACGTGACGGAGCAGAAGGAGCGGTACCGTGCGCGCCGCGAGACGCTCCGCCCGGCGATCGAGGCCGCCGGCTTCCGGATCGACCGCAGCGAGGCGGGGCTGTACCTGTGGGCGACCGAGGGGCGCGACGCCTGGGACTCGATGGGTCGGCTCGCCGATCTCGGGATCCTCGCGGGACCGGGGGTCTTCTACGGGCCGCACTTCCCGCACCACGTGCGCTTCTCGCTCACCGCGACCGACGAGCGGATCGCGGAAGCCGCCCGCCGGCTCGCGTCCTCGTAGGTTTCCTTCATCGGAGCGGGCCATCCTTTGGGCGTTTTCGCAGGTGGGCGACACGACCGTTAGGCTGTAGAGGCACAGCGTTCGCGCACTCGACCGAGCATGTGCCGGGCTGCCGATCGGCGGCCGAACGAGATCCAGGCGACAGACAAGTCGCGAAGACGATCCGCCAGGAGGCGCTGTGAGCGACGCGGGAATCCCGGCCGATAAGGCCACCCTCACGATCGGCGACAGGACGGCTGAGTTCCCGGTCCTGCAGGGCAGCTCGGGACTTCCCAGCATCGACATCTCGACGCTCATGCGTCAGACCGGCCACACGACCCTCGACTACGGGTTCGTGAACACGGCCTCGACGCAGTCCGCCGTGACGTACATCGACGGCGACCAGGGTATCCTGCGCTACCGCGGCTATCCGATCGACCAGCTCGCGAAGAACTCGAGCTTCCTCGAGGTCGCCTGGCTGCTCATCTACGGCGAGCTGCCGAACGCCGCGGAGCTCGCGGACTTCGACGAGCGCATCCGCCGTCACACGCTGCTGCACGAGGACCTCAAGCGCTTCTTCTCCGCGCTGCCCGACGGCGCGCACCCCATGGCCGTGCTGTCGTCGGCCGTCTCTGCGCTCTCGACCTACTACGAGCACCAGTCCGACCCGGCGAACCCCGAGCACGTCGAGCTCAACATCGTCCGCCTGCTCGCGAAGCTGCCCGTCATCGCGGCGTACGCGCACAAGAAGTCGATCGGGCAGGCGTTCCTGTACCCGGACAACTCGCTGAGCTTCGTGGACAACTTCCTCCGCCTGAACTTCGGCGTCATGAGCGAGCCGTACGAGGTGAACCCGGTGATGTCGCGAGCGCTCGAGCGCCTGCTCATCCTGCACGAGGACCACGAGCAGAACGCGTCCACGTCGACCGTGCGCCTGGTCGGCTCGACGGGCGCCGACCAGTTCGCGTCGGTCTCCGCCGGCATCCACGCGCTCTCCGGCCCGCTGCACGGCGGCGCCAACGAGGCCGTGCTCAAGATGCTGGCGCAGATCCGCGACTCGGGTCAGGGCGTGCAGCGCTTCGTCGAGCGCGTGAAGAACAAGGAAGACGGCGTGAAGCTCATGGGCTTCGGGCATCGCGTCTACAAGAATTACGACCCGCGCGCGAAGCTCGTCAAGGAGTCGGCCGACGAGGTGCTCACCGCGCTCGGCGTCACCGACCCGCTGCTCGACCTCGCGAAGGAGCTCGAGGAGATCGCCCTCCAGGACGACTACTTCCGCGAGCGTCGCCTGTACCCGAACGTCGACTTCTACACGGGCGTCATCTACAAGGCGATGGGCTTCCCCACGCGGATGTTCACCGTGCTGTTCGCGATGGGACGCCTGCCGGGCTGGCTCGCGCACTGGCGCGAGCTCACGCTCGACCCGAAGACGAAGATCGGGCGTCCGCAGCAGCTGTTCACGGGAGCGACGGAGCGGCAGTACCCGTCGGCGTGACGCGCCCCTGATGCCGCAGAGCCGGTCCCGGGATCTCCCGGGACCGGCTCTGCGGCATCCGCCGTGCGATCAGGCGTGCAGCGCCTCGTTGAGGGTGGCGCCGGCGCCGCGACGACGCCGCACCTCCACGGCCCCGGTCGTCGAGTTGCGCAGGAACAGCAGGCCGTCGGCGCCGTGCAGCGACGCGGCCTTCACGAAGCGCGGGCGGCCATCCGCCGTCGGCGCCTCGTCGACGAGCGCGACCTTCGTGCCCGCGGTGACGTACAGACCCGCCTCCACGACGCAGTCGTCGCCGAGCGAGATGCCGATGCCGGCGTTCGCGCCGAGCAGCGTGCGCGCGCCGATCGACACCCGGTGCGTGCCGCCGCCGGAGAGCGTGCCCATGACCGAGGCGCCGCCGCCGATGTCGCTGCCGTCGCCGACGACGACGCCCTGCGAGATGCGGCCCTCGACCATCGAGGCGCCGAGGGTGCCGGCGTTGAAGTTCACGAAGCCCTCGTGCATCACGGTGGTGCCGGGGGAGAGGTGCGCGCCCAGCCGCACGCGCGAGGCATCGGCGATGCGCACACCCGGGGGCAGCACGTAGTCGGTCAGCCGCGGAAACTTGTCGAGGGACTGCACCTGGATGCCGGCCTGCTGGAGTGCGGGACGCAGGCGCGCGAGGTCCTCCGGGCGCATCGGGCCCGCGTTGGTCCACGCCACGTTCGGCAGGTGCGCGAAGATGCCGTCGAGGTTCAGCTCGTTGGGGCGCACGAGACGGTGCGAGAGGGCGTGCAGCCGCAGATACGCGTCGGGAGTGGACGCGGGCGCCGCATCGAGGTCGATCTCGATGCTCACCGGCTCGGTCGAGACCGCGCGGCGCTCATCGCCGCCCGCGAGACCCGCGAGACGCGCGAGCGCCTCGGCGCTGTCGCCCGCCGCGCCCGTGCCGAGCTCGCCGTACCACGTGTCGAGGACGGTGCCGTCGCCGGCGACCGTCGCGAGGCCGATGCCCCAGACCCTTCGTTCATCGCTCATGCCTCCAGGCTATCGGGCGGGCGGCGGCGGCCAGGATGGCCCCTGGCTAGACTCGACGCCATGCCGACGCTCGATCTGTCCTCCTCCGCCGCCGACATCACCCGGGCGATCTGCGACATCCCGAGCGTCTCGGACGACGAGCGCGCGCTCGCGGACGCGATCGAGGCGGCCATCCGCCCCCTGCCGCACCTCGAGGTGCATCGCGACGGCGACACCATCGTGGCCCGCACCGCCCTCGGGCGCGCGCAGCGCGTGGTCATCGCCGGGCACATCGACACCGTCCCGGTGAATGCGAACCTCCCCACCCGCGACGTCGAGATCGACGGCGAGGCGTTCATCTGGGGGCGCGGCACCGTCGACATGAAGGCCGGAACCGCGGTGCAGCTCAAGCTCGCCGCCGAGCTCGCCGATCCCGTCGTCGACGTGACGTGGATCTGGTACGACCACGAGGAGGTCGACGCCTCGCGCAGCGGGCTCACGCGACTGGCCGCGAGCCGCCCCGACCTGTTCGCCGGCGACTTCGCGATCCTCGGCGAGCCGTCGAACGGGCAGGTGGAGGGCGGCTGCAACGGCACCCTCCGCGTCGTCGTGCGCACACACGGGCGCCGCGCGCACTCGGCCAGGGCCTGGATGGGCGAGAACGCCATCCACGCGGCCGCTCCCGTGCTCGCGCGGCTCGCGGCGTACCGGCCGCAGGAGATCGTCGTCGACGGCCTCGCCTACCGCGAGGGCCTGAACGCCGTGCGCATCTCCGGAGGCGTGGCGGGCAACGTCATCCCCGACGCCTGCGAGGTGGAGGTGAACTTCCGCTTCGCCCCCAGCCGCTCGGGCGAGGAGGCGGTGGCTCACGTGCGCGAGGTGCTCGAGGGCTTCGAGGTGGAGGTCACCGACCTCGCCGAGGGCGCCCGCCCGGGGCTGGATGCGCCGATCGCCCAGGAGTTCGTGCGCGCGGTCGGCGCCGAGCCGCGCCCGAAGTACGGCTGGACCGACGTCGCGCGCTTCTCCGCGCTGGGCGTGCCGGCGGTGAACTACGGCCCCGGCGACCCGAGCCTCGCGCACCACGACGAGGAGCGCGTGGCGGTCGCGCAGATCGAGAGCGTGGAGCGGAGCCTGCGCGCGTGGCTGACGGCCGGCTGACCGCATCCCGCCTGCGGGACGTGCGGTCCTGGCCGGCGGCCGCTCGCGTCGGCGCGATCTACCTCGCCGCGCGGCTGGTGACGACGGGCATCATGCTCCTCGTCGCGCAGACCTCACCAGCGGACTCGCGCTACGGTCCGGACCCCGGGCTCGTCGACTACATCCTCGGCTGGGACGCCCAGTGGTACTGGTCCGTCGCGGCGAGCGGCTATCCGACGGACCTGCCGTTGACGGACACGGGCGACGTGGCGGAGAACGCGTGGGCGTTCCTGCCGCTCTACGCCTGGCTCGCGGCGTCGATCGGGGGCGTGTTCGGCGCCTGGTGGGCGGGCGCCCTCCTGGTGTCGCTCGCCGCCGGATACGGCGCGTGCCTCGCGCTGCATGCGCTGCTGCGCGCGCGCTTCGACGACGGCCGCGCGACGTGGGGCGTCGTGCTCCTCGCGGCCGGCCCGCTGGCCGCCCTGTTCCAGGTGGGCTACGCCGAGTCGCTCTTCCTGGCGCTCCTCATCGCGGCCCTCCTGTGCATCGAGCGCCGCCGGTGGGGCTGGCTGTACCTCCTCATCCCGATCATGGGCTTCACGCGCCCGGGCGTGCTCGCGCTCGCGCTCCTCATCGGCCTCTACGGGCTGTGGCGGCTCGTCCCCGTCGTGCGCAGGACGATGGGGGGCCCGACCCGTGCCGAGGTCGGCCACATCCTCGGTTTGGGCGCGCTCGCGACGGTCGTGGGCTTCGCGTGGCCGCGCATCGCCGGCCTCGTCACCGGTGAGCCCGACGCCTACCTCGAGACCGAACTGGCGTGGCGCCGCGGGTGGACGGGCGACGACGGCGGCTTCGCGCCCTTCTCCGGATGGCCGCAGGCCGCCGCCGTGTGGGCGGACATCTGGGGCGTCCCCGTCGGGGCCGGGTACGCGCTGCTGGCGGCGCTCGTCGTCGTGGCGGCCGCGGTCATCCTGTGGGGGACGCGTCGAGCCGGCGCGGTGCTGTCGCTGTGGGGCGCGGCGTACGTCGTCTATCTCCTGGCCGTGTTCTTCCCGCAGTCCAGCGTCTTCCGCCTGCTCCTGCCGCTCGCACCGCTGGCCTGCGCGCTGCTCGCGTGGCCGCGTTCGCGCGCGCTCCGGGCGGTCGTGCTCGCACTGTGCCTCGTCGGTCAGTGGGCGTGGATCCACGGCATGTACGGCCTCGGGAACACGTTCTGGCTCATCCCATGACGTGCCGCGCCGAGCCGGACCGACGCGGTGGTCGTGAGAGCGCGCCCGCGACCGATAAACTGGACATCTGACCACAACGGAAAGGATGCCGCGATGGCAGCGATGAAGCCGAGAACCGGAGACGGACCCATGGAGGCCGTGAAGGAGGGGCGCCTCATCATCGTGCGCGTCCCGCTCGAAGGGGGCGGGCGGCTGGTCGTCTCCGTCAATGACGAGGAGGCTCGGGAGCTGTACGGCGTCCTGGGCGACGTCGTGAACGCCTAGCCCAGCACGATCCAGAGCGGATGGCCGAAGTCGCGAGACGACATCGGCCATCCGCTCTTCTCATGCCCGGGAAGACACGTACAGCTGCAGGAGCCCTTCCTCGACCGTGGAGAGGGCGGCGATGACGGCGGGCGACGCCTGCGTCTCCTGCAGCAGCGTGCGGTAGCTGCGCGTGATCGGGTCGCGCTGCACCGGGTCGGCCACGCGCCCGCCGTTCAGCACGCGCGGCACGAGGACCGTGCCGCCCGGTCGGGCCAGCCGCAGGCCGTGCTCGACGTAGTCGATGACGTTCGCCGCATCGGCGTCGATGAGGACGATGTCGTATGCCGCATCGTTCATGCGGGGGAGCACATCGGATGCGCGCCCGGTGATGAGACGCGCGCGCGCCATGGGCACGCGCGCGTGCTGGAAGGCCTCGCGCGCCGCCGAGAGGTGCTCGGGCTCGTTGTCGATGGTGGTCAGCACCGCGCGCGGGGCGCCGTGCAGCATCCACAGGCCGGAGACCCCCGCGCCGGTGCCGATCTCGATGATCGCGCGGGCGCCGGTGGCGGCGGCGACCACCGCGCACTGCGCGCCGACGGCGGCGCTGATGGGCGCGGCGCCGAGCTCGAGCGCGTGCTGACGCGCACGAGCGATGTGGTCGGGTTCCACGACGGTCTCGCGGGCGAAGCGCGCGACGGCGTCCAGTTCGCTCATGGGTTCCTCCTGACGATCCCTCCAGCCTACGTGCCACGCCGGGGGGATCCCACGTCTGCCCGGTACGCTGTGATCATGTTCTTCGGGCTGACCATCGAGAAGGTGATGGTGATCGGCGTCATCGCCGCTCTCATCATCGGTCCCGAGCGGCTGCCCCGGTATGCGGAGGCGCTCGCGCAGTTCACCCGGCGCACGCGCGAGTGGGTGCAGGGCGCGCGCACGCGCGTGAAGGACGAGATGGGCGAGGACCTCGACGACGTGGATTGGCGCAAGCTCGATCCGCGTCAGTACGACCCGCGTCGCATCATCCGCGAGGCTCTCCTCGACGACGCGCCGCCGCCTCCCGCGCCGACGAGGACCGCGGTGCGGCGGACCACCCCGCTCGCGCGGCGCACGTTCACCGCCGACGCGCCCCCGCCGTTCGACTCCGAAGCGACCTGATCCGGTCCTGAGCGCCTTCCGGACCGAGGGCCGGCCTCCGGCCGTCTGCGACGCGCTTCAGGCGAGCGAGACCGGCAGCCGGCGACCGGCCAGGCGCCGGGGCTCTGCGGCCAGGCGTGCCGCGACGCCCGCGATCGCGCGTGCGGCGACGTCGTCCGGGTGCGACACCACGACCGGGTCGCCCGCGTCCCCGCCCTGGCGGAGCGCGGGACTGAGGGGAATCGACGCCAGCAGCGGCACCTCGGCCTCGGCCGACGAGAGCGCCGCTGCGACGGCCTGGCCGCCGCCCTCGCCGAACAGCGCGAGCGAACTGCCGTCGGGGAGGGTGAGCGCGGCCATGTTCTCGATAACGCCGATCACCTTCTGCCCGGTCTGCCGGGCCACCAGACCGCTGCGCACGGCGACGTCGGATGCGGCGGCCTGCGGCGTCGTCACGACGAGCACGTCGGCGTGCGGGAGGAGCTGACCCACCGAGATGGCGATGTCGCCCGTGCCCGGCGGCATGTCGATGAGGAGCACGTCGATGTCGCCGAAGAACACGTCGGTGAGGAACTGCTGGACCGTGCGATGCAGCATCGGCCCGCGCCACGCCACCGCCTCGTCGGGGCGCTGCAGGAACATCCCGATCGAGATCGCCTTCACGCCGTGCGCGACGGGCGGGAGGATGAGGTCGCCGACCTGGGTGGGCGACGGCGCGACGCCGTCGACGGAGAGCCCCAGGAGCGCGGGGATGGAGAAGCCGTGCACGTCGGCGTCGATGAGGCCCACCTTCAGCCCGTGCTGCGCGAGCGCGACGGCGAGGTTGGCGGTCACGGTCGACTTGCCGACGCCGCCCTTGCCGCTCGTGACGGCGATGACGCGCGTGAGCGAGTCCGGACCGAACGGCATGGCGCGGCTGCCGCGGAGGCGCTCGGTGAGCGCCTTCCGCTGCGCGGGCGTCATGACGCCGATCTCCAGCGCGACCGGGGTCGATCCCGCCGCGCGCTCGGCGGCCGCGCGCACGTCCTGCTCGATCCGGTCGGCCGCCGGGCATCCGACGATCGTGAGGGCGATCTCCACGCGCACGGCGCCGCCGTCCGCGCGCACCTCGCGCACCATGTCCAGCTCCGACAGGGGCCGGCGCAGCTCCGGGTCGGACACGCGGCCGACGGCGGCGCGGACGGCGTCGACGACCTGCTCAGCGCTCATCGCGAGCCTCGTCGGCGTCCGCCCGGCCATCCCGCTCGTCGAGCCGGTCGAGCAGCGAGCGGAGCTCGTCGCGCAGCACGTCGCGCGAGACCATGCGCTCCTCGACCTCCGTGAGGGCCATCCGCAGCGCCACGATCTCCCGGGCGAGGTACTCGGTGTCGGCGAGGTTCCGCTCGGCGCGCTGGCGATCCTGCTCCATGCCCACGCGGTCGCGATCGTCCTGGCGGTTCTGCGCGAGCAGGATGAGGGGCGCCGCGTACGACGCCTGCAGCGAGAGGACGAGCGTGAGCGCGGTGAAGCCGAGGGCCGCCGAGTCGAAGCGCCAGCCCTCCGGCATGAGCGAGTTCCACGCCATCCAGGCGGCGCAGAACAGGGTGAGCCCGATGAGGAACCAGGGCGTGCCCATCGCGCGGGCGATCCACTCGGTGGCGCGGCCGAAGCGGTCGCGGTCGCGGCCGTCGTAGGCGGTGTCGATGCGGGGGCGGCGGCCCCGCATCTCGGATGCGCGCGCCATCACCGGCGCACCGTCGGGATCGAGCCGGTCGCGGGGCTCCGCGGGATCTCCTCATCGGGGTCCTGCGAGCGCCAGTCCTCCGGGAGGAGGTAGTCGAGCACGTCGTCGACGGTCACCGCGCCGACGAGCCGGTGCGCGGCGTCGGTCACGGGGAGGGCGACGAGGTCGTAGCTCGCGAGCCGACGCGCGACCTCCGACGCCGAGCCGGTCACCGGCACGGCCTCGATGGTGTCGTCGAGGATGGCCCCGATCCGCTCGTGGGGCGGGTAGCGGAGCATGCGCTGGAAGTGCACGGCGCCGAGGAACCGTCCGGTCGGGGTCTCGTACGGCGGCAGCGTGACGTACACGCTCGCGGCGAGGGCGGGGTGCAGCTCATGGCGCCGGATGAGCGCGAGCGCCTCGGCGATGGTCGCGTCCGCCGGCAGGATGATCGGCTCGGTCGTCATGAGGCCGCCCGCGGTGTCGGCGCCGTAGCGCAGCAGCATGCGGACGTCCTCCGCCTCCTCGGGCTCCATGAGGTCGAGGAGCTCCTCGCTGCGCTGCGGGGCGAGCTCGGCGAGGAGGTCGGCGGCGTCGTCGGGGTCCATGGCGTCGAGCACGTTCGCCGCGCGGGCGTCGCCGAGCTTCTCGAGGATGTGCACCTGGTCGTCCTCGGGCATCTCCTCGAGGGCGTCGGCGAGGCGGTCGTCGGAGAGCTCCTCGGCCACCTCGATCATCCGCTCCTCGGGCAGATCGAGCAGGGTGTTCGCCAGATCGGCCGCGCGCAGCTCGGCGTAGCTCGCGGCCAGGTGCTCGGCGGACTGCGCCTCGCCCGGCGTGTGGTGCTCGCGCACCTGGCTCCACGGCGCGAACGTCGTCGGCCCCTTGGCGAACGGCGACGCGCTGGTCTTCGGCTTGCGCAGGAAGAGCTGCCCGACCGACCACTCGCCGATGCGGTTCGGCTCGATAGCGACGTCCTCGATCGTGGCCGACCCACTGCCGTCCTTGAAGTGCACGCGGCGGCCGATGAGCTCGGCCATCACCCGCACCTCCTCGGCGCGCGGCTGGAAGCGGCGCACGTTGATGAGGCCGGTCGTGATGACCTGGCCCTGCGCGATGGAGGTGATGCGGCCGATCGCGACGAACACGTGGCGACGGCCCGGGATCTCGCACACGAGGCCGATGACGCTCGGAGCACCCGTACTTCGATACACGACGACGACGTCGCGGACCCGACCGAGCCGGTCGCCGGTGGGGTCGAAGACAGGGCACCCGGCCAGGCGCGCCACGAACACCCTCTGCGTACTCACCTGCCCAGCGTAATGCGCCCGCCCCGGCCTCCGCGGGGCGCGCGACTCACAGGCGGGGCATAGGCGGGGAAGAGAGGGCCGTCGCATGCCCATGGGACAATGCCGCCATGAGCATGTGGAGCGGACTGGGCAAGGCCCCGGAGGTCGGGGAGACGGTCGCGAGCTTCCGCGACTACGACGGCGCGCTGAAGGCGGTGTCCAAGCTCATCGAGGCGGATGTCCCCGCGCGCGACATCGCGATCGTCGGCACCGCGCTGCGATCGGTGGAGAAGATCACGGGGCGGCTCGGCTGGGCGCAGGCCGCGTGGTCGGGCGCCCTCAACGGCGTCCTCCTCGGGCTCCTCCTCGGCGCGATGGTCGTCATCTGGACCCCGGCGCTGCCGATGGGCGCCTTCGTGGGGATGATCCTCCTCGGCGTGGCGATGGGGATGGTCTTCCGCCTCGTCAGCTACATGATGGTCCGCCGGCGCCGCGACTTCGCGAGCGTCATGCAGGTGACCGCCGACCACTACGAGATCGCCGTCCAGCGCTCGAGCGCCGGCCGCGCCCGGCAGACGCTCGGCATCGCGCCGGAGCGCCCCGTGCGCGTGGACACCGAGTCGCTGAGCGAGCCGCCGCGCTACGGCGTGCGCGTCGACCCCCGCACCGGCACCCCCGTCGCGGCCCCCGTCGAGCAGGCCGAGGACGGCGCCCCGCTGGCGGCCGAGGACGGCGCCCCGCTGCCCGACGACGGCGAGCGTCCGGCAGCGGTCGCCGTGCCGGAGCCCGACGAGCAGCACGACCGGCAGCACGACGGGCAGGTCGGCGAGCACCGCGACGAGCGGGCGTGACCGCGGAGATCCCCGCGACCATCCCGGTCGAACTGCCGTCGGGGTCCGTGGACCTCCCGGCCGCGGTCGGCGTGCCGGAGGGCGCGTGGGCGACTCTCGCGATCGCCCACGGCGCCGGCGCGGGCAAGGACCATCCGTTCCTCGTCGGCTTCGCGGCGGCCGTCCGCGAAGCCGGCATCGCCACCGTGCGCTTCGACTTCCCGTACGTCGCCGCGGGGCGCAGGCTGCCCGGCCCCGCCGCGCACGCGGTGACGGCATGGCGCGCGGTCGTCGACTTCGCGGCGGGCCTTCCCGGGCCCCTGTGGGCGGCGGGGAAGTCGTACGGCGGGCGGATGGCCTCGGTCGCCGCCGCGGAGGGCGGCTTCGACGTCGCGGGGCTCGTCTACCTCGCGTACCCGCTGCACCCGCCCGGCAGACCCGAGAAGCCGCGGGCGGACCACCTGCCGGCCATCGGCCATCCGCAGCTGTTCGTCTCGGGGGAGAACGACCCGTTCATCCAGCCGCGCGCGCAGTTCGACGAGGCGGTCGCCTCCTGTCAGGACGCGACCGTG encodes:
- a CDS encoding DUF3117 domain-containing protein, with product MAAMKPRTGDGPMEAVKEGRLIIVRVPLEGGGRLVVSVNDEEARELYGVLGDVVNA
- a CDS encoding Sec-independent protein translocase TatB; amino-acid sequence: MFFGLTIEKVMVIGVIAALIIGPERLPRYAEALAQFTRRTREWVQGARTRVKDEMGEDLDDVDWRKLDPRQYDPRRIIREALLDDAPPPPAPTRTAVRRTTPLARRTFTADAPPPFDSEAT
- a CDS encoding magnesium transporter MgtE N-terminal domain-containing protein — its product is MSTQRVFVARLAGCPVFDPTGDRLGRVRDVVVVYRSTGAPSVIGLVCEIPGRRHVFVAIGRITSIAQGQVITTGLINVRRFQPRAEEVRVMAELIGRRVHFKDGSGSATIEDVAIEPNRIGEWSVGQLFLRKPKTSASPFAKGPTTFAPWSQVREHHTPGEAQSAEHLAASYAELRAADLANTLLDLPEERMIEVAEELSDDRLADALEEMPEDDQVHILEKLGDARAANVLDAMDPDDAADLLAELAPQRSEELLDLMEPEEAEDVRMLLRYGADTAGGLMTTEPIILPADATIAEALALIRRHELHPALAASVYVTLPPYETPTGRFLGAVHFQRMLRYPPHERIGAILDDTIEAVPVTGSASEVARRLASYDLVALPVTDAAHRLVGAVTVDDVLDYLLPEDWRSQDPDEEIPRSPATGSIPTVRR
- a CDS encoding O-methyltransferase produces the protein MSELDAVARFARETVVEPDHIARARQHALELGAAPISAAVGAQCAVVAAATGARAIIEIGTGAGVSGLWMLHGAPRAVLTTIDNEPEHLSAAREAFQHARVPMARARLITGRASDVLPRMNDAAYDIVLIDADAANVIDYVEHGLRLARPGGTVLVPRVLNGGRVADPVQRDPITRSYRTLLQETQASPAVIAALSTVEEGLLQLYVSSRA
- a CDS encoding DUF1003 domain-containing protein: MARASEMRGRRPRIDTAYDGRDRDRFGRATEWIARAMGTPWFLIGLTLFCAAWMAWNSLMPEGWRFDSAALGFTALTLVLSLQASYAAPLILLAQNRQDDRDRVGMEQDRQRAERNLADTEYLAREIVALRMALTEVEERMVSRDVLRDELRSLLDRLDERDGRADADEARDER
- the dapE gene encoding succinyl-diaminopimelate desuccinylase, which produces MPTLDLSSSAADITRAICDIPSVSDDERALADAIEAAIRPLPHLEVHRDGDTIVARTALGRAQRVVIAGHIDTVPVNANLPTRDVEIDGEAFIWGRGTVDMKAGTAVQLKLAAELADPVVDVTWIWYDHEEVDASRSGLTRLAASRPDLFAGDFAILGEPSNGQVEGGCNGTLRVVVRTHGRRAHSARAWMGENAIHAAAPVLARLAAYRPQEIVVDGLAYREGLNAVRISGGVAGNVIPDACEVEVNFRFAPSRSGEEAVAHVREVLEGFEVEVTDLAEGARPGLDAPIAQEFVRAVGAEPRPKYGWTDVARFSALGVPAVNYGPGDPSLAHHDEERVAVAQIESVERSLRAWLTAG
- a CDS encoding Mrp/NBP35 family ATP-binding protein, with the translated sequence MSAEQVVDAVRAAVGRVSDPELRRPLSELDMVREVRADGGAVRVEIALTIVGCPAADRIEQDVRAAAERAAGSTPVALEIGVMTPAQRKALTERLRGSRAMPFGPDSLTRVIAVTSGKGGVGKSTVTANLAVALAQHGLKVGLIDADVHGFSIPALLGLSVDGVAPSPTQVGDLILPPVAHGVKAISIGMFLQRPDEAVAWRGPMLHRTVQQFLTDVFFGDIDVLLIDMPPGTGDIAISVGQLLPHADVLVVTTPQAAASDVAVRSGLVARQTGQKVIGVIENMAALTLPDGSSLALFGEGGGQAVAAALSSAEAEVPLLASIPLSPALRQGGDAGDPVVVSHPDDVAARAIAGVAARLAAEPRRLAGRRLPVSLA